A window from Lactiplantibacillus pentosus encodes these proteins:
- a CDS encoding glycosyltransferase family 2 protein, translating into MRSPRLTIIVPCYNEEAVLPRSAHVLAEILMGLIQHKQVNSESKLLFVDDGSQDATWALIKELETQLPVVTGIKFSRNFGHQNALMAGMKTACPTSDMMITIDADLQDDPQVIPEMVARFHAGSDVVLGVRNDRSSDSHFKRWTAERFYGLMNRIGVQLVPDHADFRLLSQRAVRALLSYQETNLFLRGIVPQLGFPTTKLYYRRRPRFAGVSKYPLRKMLSFAFDGITSFSIAPIKVILMLGVLISGGSLLMMVYAVIQGLLGTAISGWSSLMTSLWFLGGMQLIGISVVGEYVGKIFAEVKHRPRYIIETDDYTVTQQPALLDSQRVHV; encoded by the coding sequence ATGCGAAGTCCACGGTTAACGATTATTGTGCCTTGTTACAATGAGGAAGCAGTTTTGCCCAGATCAGCGCACGTTTTGGCAGAGATTCTGATGGGGCTGATTCAGCATAAACAAGTCAATTCAGAAAGTAAATTACTGTTTGTAGATGATGGCAGTCAGGATGCGACTTGGGCTTTGATTAAAGAACTCGAAACGCAATTACCAGTCGTGACGGGGATCAAGTTTAGTCGTAATTTTGGTCATCAGAATGCGTTGATGGCCGGGATGAAAACGGCCTGTCCAACTTCTGATATGATGATTACTATTGACGCGGATTTGCAAGATGATCCGCAAGTGATTCCGGAAATGGTCGCGCGGTTTCATGCTGGTAGCGATGTCGTCTTAGGCGTTCGCAATGATCGCAGTAGTGATTCTCATTTCAAGCGGTGGACGGCTGAACGCTTTTACGGTCTGATGAATCGCATCGGTGTCCAGTTGGTGCCCGACCACGCCGATTTCCGTTTATTGAGTCAGCGAGCGGTGCGGGCGCTACTTAGCTATCAGGAAACCAATTTATTTTTACGCGGCATCGTGCCACAACTCGGTTTTCCGACGACCAAACTTTATTATCGCCGGCGTCCGCGGTTTGCGGGGGTTTCTAAGTATCCACTGCGCAAAATGCTGTCGTTTGCGTTTGACGGTATCACGTCGTTTTCCATCGCGCCCATCAAGGTGATTTTGATGCTAGGCGTGTTAATTAGCGGCGGTAGCTTACTGATGATGGTGTATGCGGTTATTCAAGGCTTGCTGGGAACGGCCATTAGCGGCTGGTCCTCACTGATGACGAGTCTGTGGTTCTTAGGCGGCATGCAATTAATTGGGATCAGTGTGGTTGGGGAATATGTCGGCAAAATTTTTGCGGAGGTCAAACATCGTCCGCGGTATATTATTGAGACCGATGATTATACCGTCACCCAACAGCCAGCATTGCTCGATTCACAGCGGGTGCACGTATGA
- a CDS encoding YfhO family protein has product MGQPKMHNRQTSRWPVAILSGLLSMMIIGVVFGYYHITPFGNHNLLISDMGGQYLSFFTAYRHAILAHSFQAYSFSQSIGGNALPNIAYYLLSPFNLLILFFPAAHLPTALSLLIIVKIGAIGISMTWFLQTHFNTRHWSTAIFGTAFSCCGFVALNYFTVMWLDALIWLPLVIMGLDRLIATGHGGQFFGWFWLSIVTNYYLGYMTGLFVGYYFIYQLFETKPAGERIWQTIRTQSTLIWHFILTTLLCGLSTMFLLIPTGLGMLTTAKTAVKPSSYLPVLQISWKTLSQFGIGAANFTTRLAHAPTVFTSTLVLLLAGCFFVHPQLSRAHKWHGFGLLLALFLSMAIRTLDTIWHMFQTPAGFPYRNAFFFSFALIMMAFEAWQAGPRQVAPVWKWGLPIGLMVALIFGWWGQRGTHHPLATSTLLLSLAAVILTASCLFLTAKRWQVLGLTGITALELGLNSKLMMAHSPFGNQTKYVAAYRIEDRQMRSVSDPDGQLYRVESRNTLINQAYNASSHYRNYNDPLLFNFHDISYYSSTFANQTRLMLKSLGLFSKNARRVSSEGLNPVTDLLLAIKYDVQLNAVGQATINSRSQNGLGFAVPNAFTQVKLRQNSALVNQERILQSLQPSATAYFGQAVRLDDHVTYDATAPTFPYRHTIKLRVTRTGYLYYNDTLGQSKFTTMRVNGHLVPTKFNANGDIVLRSLGYFDKDSLVTLTVKRTRTSLGSHVHLASLDRAKFNSIKHRLRASRFVPTYHVAGLHTIVSGTVTATHQQRWCYIAIPADQGWAATVNGAKVRTRTVIGGMLAVPIHAGHNHIRLIYHVPGLKLGALISVLSGLSFLTWTIWDKRRLRDIAH; this is encoded by the coding sequence ATGGGACAACCAAAAATGCACAATCGCCAAACTAGTCGGTGGCCAGTCGCCATCCTTTCAGGGCTGCTATCCATGATGATTATTGGGGTCGTCTTTGGGTACTACCACATTACGCCCTTTGGCAACCATAATTTACTGATAAGTGATATGGGCGGTCAATACTTATCGTTTTTCACCGCCTATCGTCATGCAATTCTTGCACATTCTTTTCAAGCCTATTCATTTTCACAGTCAATCGGTGGTAACGCCTTACCAAATATCGCGTATTATTTATTAAGCCCCTTCAACTTATTGATTTTATTTTTTCCAGCGGCCCATTTACCGACCGCTTTGAGTTTGCTCATCATCGTTAAAATCGGTGCGATTGGCATCAGTATGACCTGGTTTTTGCAAACACATTTCAATACACGGCACTGGTCCACGGCCATTTTTGGAACGGCCTTTAGCTGCTGCGGATTCGTCGCACTCAATTATTTCACGGTGATGTGGTTAGATGCCTTGATCTGGCTACCACTGGTCATTATGGGACTGGACCGCTTGATTGCGACCGGACACGGCGGACAATTCTTCGGTTGGTTCTGGCTCAGCATCGTCACCAATTATTATTTAGGTTATATGACCGGCCTGTTCGTCGGTTACTATTTCATTTATCAATTGTTCGAAACTAAACCAGCCGGTGAACGCATCTGGCAGACGATCCGCACTCAGTCGACCTTGATTTGGCATTTTATCTTGACGACCCTGTTGTGTGGCTTGAGTACGATGTTCCTGCTCATTCCGACTGGGCTGGGCATGTTGACAACGGCCAAAACGGCGGTCAAGCCTTCCAGTTACTTGCCGGTTTTGCAAATCAGCTGGAAAACGCTCAGTCAATTCGGGATTGGCGCCGCTAATTTCACCACGCGTCTGGCCCACGCACCAACAGTGTTCACTAGCACGCTAGTTTTACTGCTCGCAGGGTGCTTCTTCGTCCACCCGCAACTATCGCGAGCGCACAAATGGCATGGCTTTGGTCTGTTACTAGCCTTATTTTTAAGCATGGCAATTCGGACACTCGATACGATCTGGCACATGTTTCAAACGCCCGCCGGCTTTCCATACCGGAACGCCTTCTTCTTCAGCTTTGCACTCATCATGATGGCTTTTGAGGCCTGGCAAGCCGGTCCCCGTCAGGTCGCGCCTGTCTGGAAATGGGGGTTGCCGATTGGACTGATGGTGGCCCTGATTTTTGGCTGGTGGGGCCAACGCGGCACGCATCATCCACTGGCAACTAGCACCTTACTCTTGAGCTTAGCTGCGGTCATCTTAACTGCCAGCTGTCTATTTTTGACGGCCAAGCGTTGGCAGGTACTAGGTCTCACTGGAATCACGGCACTAGAACTGGGCCTCAATAGCAAGTTAATGATGGCCCATAGTCCGTTCGGCAATCAGACCAAATACGTGGCAGCCTATCGCATTGAAGACCGGCAGATGCGCTCAGTCAGCGACCCGGATGGCCAACTCTACCGCGTTGAAAGTCGCAATACACTCATTAACCAAGCCTATAATGCCAGTAGCCATTACCGTAATTACAACGATCCACTGTTATTCAACTTTCACGACATCAGCTACTACAGTTCGACGTTTGCCAATCAAACTCGCTTGATGTTGAAGTCACTGGGATTATTTTCTAAAAACGCTCGCCGTGTCAGTTCTGAAGGTCTGAATCCCGTGACTGATTTATTACTGGCGATCAAATACGACGTCCAGCTCAACGCCGTTGGCCAAGCAACCATCAACTCGCGTAGTCAAAATGGCTTAGGCTTTGCGGTACCGAACGCCTTCACGCAGGTGAAACTGCGTCAAAACAGTGCGCTTGTCAATCAAGAGCGTATCTTGCAAAGCCTGCAACCTAGCGCCACAGCCTACTTTGGACAAGCTGTTCGGCTGGATGATCACGTCACTTATGATGCCACGGCACCGACCTTTCCTTACCGCCATACGATTAAGCTCCGCGTGACCCGGACTGGTTATCTGTACTACAACGATACGTTAGGTCAGTCGAAATTCACGACCATGCGCGTTAACGGCCACCTGGTTCCGACAAAGTTCAACGCCAATGGGGATATCGTGTTGCGTTCCTTAGGCTACTTCGACAAGGATAGCCTCGTCACCCTGACTGTCAAACGTACGCGCACTAGCCTTGGCTCCCACGTCCACCTCGCCAGTCTCGATCGGGCCAAGTTTAATTCAATTAAGCATCGACTTCGTGCCAGTCGCTTCGTCCCAACTTATCACGTCGCTGGCCTGCACACCATTGTCAGTGGCACCGTCACGGCAACCCACCAACAACGGTGGTGCTACATTGCGATTCCGGCCGATCAAGGTTGGGCGGCGACTGTGAATGGGGCTAAAGTTCGAACGCGCACCGTCATCGGCGGCATGCTGGCGGTTCCAATTCATGCCGGCCACAACCACATCCGTCTGATTTATCATGTTCCTGGGCTAAAACTCGGGGCTTTGATTTCAGTGCTTAGCGGGCTTAGTTTTCTGACCTGGACAATTTGGGATAAGCGCCGATTACGTGACATCGCCCATTAA
- the ribD gene encoding bifunctional diaminohydroxyphosphoribosylaminopyrimidine deaminase/5-amino-6-(5-phosphoribosylamino)uracil reductase RibD, protein MLTDWMQLAITQAKKAGVATYQNPQVGAVLVKDGQVLAQGYHHYFGGDHAEVDVLRQVTSEQAKNATLVVTLEPCSHYGKTPPCCERIVQAGIRKVVIGQLDPHPVVGGKGRQYLLDHDVAVVTGCLAKEVRALNPHYNHFYTHQRPWVTLKTAMSLDGKTNATGDARTLISNQASYADSQRLRSQFQALLIGERTLTIDDPQLTVRLLAMAHPPVRLIVLNTSAVARERRILRETTGETWLLCRQASASDTSLQALPNVEVRIGDWTPAAISELCVQQGWQSLLVEGGAHLQADFVAANLIDEWVSYIAPTIIGGAGLPAVMGAVPSEQLAFEQPTLKWLGTDLRLRAVRKGVE, encoded by the coding sequence ATGTTAACTGATTGGATGCAACTCGCCATCACTCAGGCGAAAAAGGCGGGAGTTGCGACTTATCAAAATCCGCAAGTTGGTGCGGTACTAGTCAAGGATGGCCAAGTCTTAGCACAAGGCTATCATCATTATTTCGGTGGTGACCACGCTGAAGTTGACGTTTTACGGCAAGTGACATCGGAACAGGCGAAGAATGCGACACTGGTGGTCACGCTTGAACCTTGTTCGCATTATGGCAAGACCCCGCCGTGCTGTGAGCGCATCGTTCAAGCTGGAATTCGTAAAGTGGTGATTGGTCAGTTGGACCCCCATCCAGTTGTCGGTGGCAAGGGTCGTCAGTATTTGTTGGATCATGACGTGGCGGTCGTCACGGGTTGTCTGGCTAAGGAAGTACGAGCGTTGAATCCGCACTACAATCATTTTTATACGCATCAGCGGCCATGGGTGACGCTCAAGACTGCGATGAGTCTGGATGGTAAGACCAATGCCACTGGTGACGCGCGGACGTTGATTTCTAATCAGGCCAGTTATGCCGACAGTCAACGGTTGCGTTCGCAATTTCAAGCACTTTTGATTGGTGAACGCACTCTGACGATCGATGATCCGCAACTGACCGTCCGTTTACTCGCGATGGCCCATCCGCCAGTTCGACTGATCGTACTGAATACCAGTGCCGTGGCGCGTGAGCGGCGAATACTACGGGAAACTACTGGTGAGACTTGGCTTTTGTGTCGCCAGGCGAGTGCCAGTGATACGTCATTACAAGCGTTACCAAATGTGGAAGTACGAATTGGTGATTGGACACCGGCGGCCATCAGCGAATTATGCGTTCAACAAGGATGGCAGTCGTTATTGGTCGAAGGTGGTGCGCACCTGCAAGCGGATTTCGTTGCAGCGAATTTGATTGATGAATGGGTCAGCTATATCGCACCCACAATAATTGGCGGTGCCGGTTTGCCAGCAGTAATGGGAGCGGTACCAAGCGAACAGCTGGCGTTTGAGCAGCCGACATTGAAGTGGTTGGGAACAGATTTGCGGCTACGGGCCGTGCGAAAGGGAGTCGAGTAA
- a CDS encoding riboflavin synthase, translating into MFSGIVQAKGRVSQCQRDALEMTLTITAPTIVTPTLKIGDSVAVNGICLTVTTLQPDAFSVAVMPETTRRTNLGQMSVGSQVNLERALQVNGRLDGHIVQGHVDYCGQVQELVPDEHALRVLISLPADYQALVVPKGSIAVDGVSLTVVAVTASTFEVDLIPHSQDVTTLSALQIGETVNVETDILGKYLARQVVLEGSH; encoded by the coding sequence ATGTTTTCAGGAATTGTACAAGCCAAAGGTCGCGTCAGCCAGTGCCAGCGTGACGCATTAGAGATGACGCTCACGATTACTGCGCCGACAATCGTGACACCCACACTTAAAATTGGAGATAGTGTGGCGGTCAACGGGATTTGTTTGACGGTAACGACGCTACAGCCGGATGCATTCAGCGTTGCGGTCATGCCAGAAACAACGCGCCGGACGAATCTGGGCCAGATGAGCGTGGGGTCACAAGTTAATTTGGAACGGGCACTACAGGTCAATGGCCGCCTGGACGGACACATTGTTCAGGGGCATGTCGACTATTGTGGTCAGGTTCAGGAGCTGGTGCCAGATGAACACGCGTTACGAGTATTGATTAGTTTGCCAGCGGATTATCAAGCGTTGGTCGTTCCTAAGGGCTCGATTGCGGTTGATGGCGTGAGCTTGACCGTTGTAGCCGTGACTGCATCGACCTTTGAAGTTGATCTGATTCCACATTCGCAAGACGTCACGACCCTCAGCGCGTTACAGATTGGCGAGACGGTGAATGTGGAGACCGATATTTTGGGCAAATACTTAGCCCGGCAAGTTGTTTTAGAAGGGAGCCATTAA
- a CDS encoding bifunctional 3,4-dihydroxy-2-butanone-4-phosphate synthase/GTP cyclohydrolase II, giving the protein MDTMTKVEQALAALKRGDLIIVADDETREAEGDMVGLAAKATTATVNRMITSARGLLCVPVAPAIATRLGLKPMTGERDAFGTAFTVSTDHRTTSTGISAADRARTIQALASTDSQPTDFYHPGHIFPLIARAGGLLERRGHTEAAVTLAKLAGGSPVAYICEVVKKNGLMARRRDLKSLAEGLQMPMITIEDLLQYAIQTGAVKLDTTPTVDLPTQDGAFKLTGFTVPGHTELPLALQTGDISGDEPVLVRLHSECFTGDVLGSQRCDCGAQLHAALRTISQAKRGVCLYLRQEGRGIGLANKIAAYALQDQGADTYDANVKLGFKPDERRYDIAAVMLRQLGVTKVRLLTNNPDKVKQLQALGIEVVERVPLEIPANQHDYAYLKTKRDRFHHELKLTEVN; this is encoded by the coding sequence ATGGATACGATGACAAAAGTTGAACAAGCCTTGGCCGCATTAAAACGCGGTGATTTGATCATTGTTGCTGATGATGAAACGCGGGAAGCAGAGGGCGACATGGTCGGTTTGGCCGCCAAAGCCACTACCGCGACCGTTAATCGCATGATTACCTCAGCACGGGGGTTGTTGTGCGTCCCGGTAGCGCCAGCAATTGCGACCCGCTTGGGCTTAAAACCAATGACTGGCGAACGTGACGCATTTGGAACTGCCTTCACCGTTTCAACTGACCATCGAACGACGAGTACGGGAATCTCAGCTGCCGACCGTGCCAGGACGATTCAAGCGTTGGCCTCAACTGATAGTCAACCAACTGACTTTTATCATCCTGGCCATATTTTTCCACTGATTGCGCGGGCTGGCGGCTTACTAGAACGGCGCGGTCATACGGAAGCTGCGGTGACGTTGGCCAAGTTGGCCGGTGGTTCGCCCGTTGCCTACATCTGTGAAGTGGTCAAGAAAAACGGCTTGATGGCGCGCCGGCGCGATTTGAAATCATTGGCGGAAGGACTGCAGATGCCAATGATTACGATTGAAGATTTATTACAATACGCCATCCAAACGGGTGCGGTCAAGCTGGACACAACGCCGACAGTTGATTTGCCGACTCAGGACGGTGCGTTTAAATTAACAGGCTTCACGGTGCCGGGGCACACGGAATTACCGTTAGCATTACAAACCGGTGATATCAGTGGTGACGAACCCGTACTAGTGCGGTTGCATTCCGAGTGTTTTACGGGTGATGTCTTAGGGTCACAACGTTGCGACTGTGGTGCACAATTACACGCGGCCCTACGAACAATCAGTCAGGCCAAACGTGGGGTTTGTTTATACTTACGGCAAGAAGGTCGCGGCATTGGCTTGGCAAATAAAATCGCGGCGTACGCCTTGCAAGACCAAGGTGCGGATACCTATGATGCCAACGTTAAACTCGGTTTTAAACCGGATGAGCGCCGGTACGACATTGCCGCTGTTATGTTACGGCAACTCGGCGTGACCAAGGTGCGGTTACTCACGAACAATCCGGACAAGGTCAAGCAGCTGCAAGCATTAGGCATCGAAGTCGTCGAACGCGTGCCATTGGAAATTCCAGCCAATCAACACGATTATGCCTATCTCAAGACGAAGCGGGATCGTTTCCATCATGAACTCAAACTTACGGAGGTTAACTAA
- the ribH gene encoding 6,7-dimethyl-8-ribityllumazine synthase produces the protein MTTFKGQITGQGLKVGIVVARFNEFVTKQLLAGAQESLQQHGVNADDIDVAWVPGAFEIPLTVQKMINTKRYDGVIALGAVIRGATAHFDYVCSGVTTGVASVSLATDTPVMFGVLTTDTIEQAMGRAGFKSGNKGADCAVSLLETIDVQRALTE, from the coding sequence ATGACAACTTTTAAGGGACAAATCACAGGTCAAGGACTCAAAGTCGGCATCGTCGTGGCCCGGTTCAATGAATTCGTGACCAAGCAACTGCTGGCTGGCGCACAAGAAAGCCTGCAACAACACGGGGTTAATGCGGATGATATTGATGTTGCCTGGGTGCCGGGGGCGTTTGAAATCCCACTGACCGTACAGAAAATGATTAACACCAAGCGCTACGATGGTGTGATTGCGTTAGGTGCTGTCATTCGCGGTGCGACCGCGCACTTTGACTACGTTTGTAGCGGTGTGACCACCGGTGTCGCGTCCGTCAGCCTGGCTACCGACACGCCGGTGATGTTTGGCGTATTGACCACTGACACCATTGAACAGGCGATGGGCCGCGCTGGTTTTAAGAGCGGTAACAAGGGGGCCGATTGCGCGGTCAGTTTATTGGAGACGATCGATGTGCAACGGGCGCTAACTGAGTAA
- a CDS encoding glycosyltransferase family 2 protein, whose protein sequence is MSNKRRFLYFLAIALSIIYLLWRVFFTIPWRANILTLIFALLLVISEILSNLTGFILIFFRMLSTKKKWNLVIPDYTSTQPLPDVDIIIVTHNEPVELLRKTINAATYIDYPDKSKVHVVVADDGNRPEVQALAKHYHVGYSGMDDNHQAKSGNINHTLAKLHAPLFAIFDTDMIPFSSFLRNTVPLFTENFQQLADDPDHTEPLGFVQTPQSFYNADIFQFNLFSEKIIPNEQDFFSRDVNILNGGNKRALFTGSNAVFLRQAVDEVGGFPTDTITEDFELGTMLNMAGYISLATKVPQSSGITPIDMKGVIKQRTRWARGVIQSCRNLHIFTNRHLSFINRVILLNTYFYWWAFFRRMIYMIAPILYALFKIQVVNANFWILMVIWAPGYFLLHYVMGDTSGMGDNAKIRNERWGEVQETFFAPYLFIPVILESLGIKAKKFKVTAKNVTYSLKDKLYILPYLILWTITLVAIIKFNYGKYGSEILVGSVITFWLLMHFVNLSMCLFIAMGRPVYRKNERFIRRVSGTVQATDGQWHPIMTEDVSEGGIAFRTTDGPVETIAEGDHIKLTVKHQDFTIHLSGQVARISHRDDDVIYSVQVEVTADENRNHYLQLIYDGSNKTLPSVQDTWVTPFDELYMNLVVRARTYERKLSRRFNRF, encoded by the coding sequence ATGTCCAATAAACGGCGTTTTCTCTATTTTCTAGCAATTGCATTATCGATTATTTACCTGCTGTGGCGCGTCTTTTTTACGATTCCATGGCGGGCAAATATTCTAACGCTTATTTTTGCATTATTGCTCGTGATTAGTGAAATTCTCTCAAATTTGACCGGGTTTATCTTGATCTTTTTCAGGATGCTTTCAACTAAGAAAAAATGGAACTTAGTCATTCCTGATTACACGTCAACCCAGCCATTACCTGACGTCGATATCATTATCGTGACGCACAATGAACCGGTTGAACTGCTACGAAAGACCATAAATGCCGCGACTTATATTGACTATCCAGACAAAAGTAAAGTTCATGTGGTGGTCGCAGATGATGGCAATCGGCCGGAAGTTCAGGCGTTGGCGAAACACTACCACGTCGGCTATTCCGGTATGGACGACAATCATCAAGCAAAATCTGGAAATATCAACCATACGCTCGCAAAACTGCACGCACCGTTATTTGCAATTTTTGACACGGACATGATTCCCTTTTCGAGCTTTCTCCGGAATACCGTTCCGTTGTTCACCGAAAATTTCCAGCAACTGGCTGACGACCCTGACCACACCGAACCACTGGGTTTTGTGCAAACGCCGCAAAGTTTTTACAATGCGGATATTTTTCAGTTCAATCTATTTTCCGAAAAAATCATTCCGAATGAACAAGATTTTTTCTCGCGTGATGTCAACATTCTAAACGGCGGTAACAAACGCGCCCTCTTCACGGGCTCCAACGCCGTCTTTTTGCGGCAAGCAGTCGATGAAGTCGGCGGGTTTCCAACCGACACGATTACCGAAGATTTCGAACTGGGCACGATGCTCAATATGGCCGGCTATATTAGCTTGGCGACCAAGGTACCACAATCAAGTGGCATCACCCCAATTGATATGAAAGGCGTCATCAAACAGCGGACGCGTTGGGCTCGCGGCGTGATTCAAAGTTGCCGCAACTTGCATATTTTTACGAATCGCCACTTATCTTTTATTAATCGCGTCATCCTGCTCAACACGTACTTCTATTGGTGGGCTTTTTTCCGGCGAATGATTTATATGATTGCCCCGATTTTGTACGCACTCTTCAAGATTCAAGTCGTCAATGCCAACTTCTGGATTTTGATGGTCATTTGGGCACCGGGATACTTCCTGCTCCACTACGTCATGGGGGACACTTCTGGCATGGGGGATAACGCCAAGATTCGCAATGAACGCTGGGGCGAAGTTCAAGAGACTTTCTTTGCCCCCTACCTCTTTATTCCCGTTATTCTTGAAAGTCTCGGAATCAAAGCGAAAAAGTTCAAAGTCACTGCCAAGAATGTGACCTATTCGCTAAAAGACAAACTTTATATCTTACCGTACTTGATTTTATGGACCATCACCTTGGTAGCGATCATTAAATTTAATTACGGTAAGTATGGGTCCGAGATCCTAGTCGGCAGCGTGATTACTTTCTGGCTCCTGATGCATTTTGTGAATTTAAGCATGTGTTTATTTATTGCAATGGGGCGTCCGGTGTACCGCAAGAATGAACGCTTCATCCGTCGCGTGTCTGGCACCGTTCAAGCCACTGATGGGCAGTGGCACCCCATCATGACTGAGGATGTCTCTGAGGGCGGAATTGCCTTTCGAACGACTGATGGCCCGGTTGAAACCATTGCCGAGGGTGACCATATCAAATTGACCGTAAAGCATCAGGACTTCACCATCCACTTATCTGGTCAGGTCGCTCGTATCAGTCATCGAGATGATGACGTGATCTACAGTGTTCAAGTTGAAGTTACTGCTGATGAAAATCGCAACCATTATTTACAACTTATTTACGATGGCAGCAACAAAACCCTCCCAAGTGTTCAAGATACCTGGGTCACGCCATTTGATGAGCTTTACATGAACTTAGTGGTGCGTGCTCGCACTTATGAACGCAAGCTTAGTCGTCGTTTTAATCGCTTTTAG
- a CDS encoding bifunctional glycosyltransferase family 2/GtrA family protein, producing MEQINVIIPALNPDKKLIALIRDFIDAPELMQKIRAFIIVDDGSDSSHQSIFTQLQQLPLNNLTILHHTHNRGKGAALKTGFQYVEAHLPTVSGVATMDSDGQHTVAALASCVATFSRQPQQLVIGVRHFTNAVPFRSQFGNLLTSGLVRLLTHQNISDTQTGLRVIPIRYIPALIRFPGDRFEFEFDMLLQAKKYQIKVIEQPIPTIYLDGNSSSHFRVIRDSIAIYARFFKFAASGLISFVVDISLFYLTLFILGNHVLNSILIATIASRVLSSIVNYAINHRVVFEHAGQQTLLKYAGLFIVQMLASGFLTNALTAVLPASSGQIVPTIAKMLVDFMLFIISYQIQRDFIFKERTQHVQ from the coding sequence ATGGAACAAATCAACGTTATTATTCCGGCACTAAATCCCGATAAAAAGCTAATTGCTTTGATTCGGGATTTTATTGACGCGCCGGAACTAATGCAGAAAATTCGAGCATTCATTATTGTGGACGATGGCAGTGACAGCAGCCATCAATCGATTTTTACACAATTACAACAACTACCTTTAAATAACCTAACGATTTTACATCACACGCACAATCGCGGTAAGGGGGCCGCATTGAAAACTGGCTTTCAGTATGTCGAGGCACACTTACCAACCGTTTCCGGAGTTGCAACGATGGATTCTGATGGTCAGCACACCGTTGCAGCACTTGCAAGCTGTGTCGCGACATTCAGTCGACAGCCACAACAGTTGGTCATTGGCGTTCGGCACTTTACCAACGCGGTCCCCTTTCGTAGCCAGTTCGGCAATCTGCTGACCAGTGGCCTCGTCCGTTTGTTGACTCATCAGAATATTTCCGATACGCAGACTGGTTTGCGTGTGATTCCAATCAGGTACATACCAGCATTGATTCGATTTCCGGGAGACCGGTTTGAATTTGAATTTGATATGCTACTGCAAGCTAAAAAGTACCAGATTAAAGTCATCGAACAGCCGATTCCGACGATTTATCTAGATGGAAATTCATCTTCCCATTTTCGTGTTATTCGGGATTCGATTGCGATTTATGCGCGCTTTTTTAAATTTGCTGCGAGTGGCCTCATCTCTTTTGTGGTTGACATCAGTCTGTTCTATCTCACACTTTTTATTCTGGGCAACCATGTCTTGAACAGTATTCTCATTGCGACAATTGCATCCCGCGTGCTTTCGTCGATCGTCAACTACGCCATCAACCATCGTGTGGTCTTTGAACATGCCGGTCAGCAAACGTTACTTAAATATGCGGGCCTCTTCATCGTGCAAATGTTAGCTTCTGGTTTCTTGACCAATGCCTTAACTGCGGTGTTACCGGCTTCAAGTGGACAGATTGTGCCAACGATTGCCAAGATGCTGGTCGACTTTATGTTATTTATTATCAGTTATCAGATTCAACGTGATTTTATATTCAAGGAGCGGACTCAACATGTCCAATAA